Below is a window of Brachyspira hampsonii DNA.
AGGCGGTGAGCCGACTATATACAAAAACTATATTCCTTTATTGTATTATCTAAAGTCTCAAAACCATATATTGAGTATAGTAAGCAATGGTTCAATGCTTTTAAAATATAAGTCTATACTAAATGCCACTTTAGAATGCTGTGATGTTATTGGTTTAAGCATAGATTCACTAGATAAAGAAACTTGTATAAAAATCGGAAGAAGCATAAAAAACAGCATACCTATAACAAAAGGAGAGTATCTATATATAACTGACAAAATTAAAGAAAATGCAAAAGAGTTAAAGATAAATACCGTTGTTAATAGATACAATTACAAAGAAAATCTAAACCCATTCATATCAAAAGCCCTTCCAAACAAATGGAAAATATTTCAGGTACTTCCTATAGAAAATCTTAATTCCTGCCAAGAACTTTTAATAAGTGATGAAGAGTTTAACTATTTTCTAAATACTCATGCCGCAAATGAAAAAATAATGTATCCAGAAAACAATGATAATATGACATCTTCCTATATAATGCTTGATGCTAAAGGAAGATTCTTTAACAACATTGATAATAAATATATTTACTCAAAAAGTTTATTAGAAGATGACGCTGATTTGTATGAAGAGTTTTTCAAAATGAATTATAGTATTGATAAATATTATAACAGGTACAAAAAAGCTAATTAATTGAAATATAGCGGATTAAGTTTATAATTTATAAAAGGAGAAAGAAAATGGAAAAATTATATTATGAATTTAATGAAAAAAAATTAAATGGAATATTAGAAAATATTGAAAAAATACAGAAGAAAAGTACAAAAAATTCTTAAATGATATAAATTACATAGGTGATTATAAAACTAATGTAATTAGATTATGCGAAGACCTTAAAATTGCTTTCAATATGTACGAAAAAGATGAAATAGATATTCCAACTATGCTTCAAATTATAAATATAATGTATAAAAAACATTTAAAATATGAATTTGCTATGCATAAAAAAGTATATTATGACACTGTACTATTTTTTTTATTAATAAAAATAAAAAAAAGCATGGAGAAAAAAAATACTGAAGACATAAATATCTATGAAATGATAGTTTATTTATACAATATATGCTATTTAAATAAATATGTTGAAACTATAAAATTTCATCTCAATTTAATAAAAGAAGATGATGATATATTTAGCAGAGTATACTCAGGCTTTATTAATCATTATTCTTACAGATATTATTTAGATGTAAAAGATGAAATTATATCAGTACTTAATAATATTGATAAATATATATCAGATATAATAAGCAGAATAAAAGAACTTGACAGCAATAATAATTTAATAAATTATATAACCGCTGATTATACTCTTAGTTACCAAATAAGTAAATTTGAGAAAATGAAAAAATCATTAAATAAATACAATTATTATAGTGAATATCTAAAAAATAGATATAATATAAAAAAAGATGAAAATTTGCAGTATATATACTTTTGGAAAGAAGAGTACGAAATACTAAGCAAATACAATAACAAATTACATTTAAAAAATAGAATAGCTCGACTTTATTATAATAGATATAAAAGGACTAATGATGAAAAAGATAAGATTAGGGCTAAAAATATCATTGAGTATAATATAAAGA
It encodes the following:
- a CDS encoding viperin family antiviral radical SAM protein, which codes for MSIFNSLKLNWHFINNCNMHCKFCYASKDICNIDLFKIASILKPFKYINLVGGEPTIYKNYIPLLYYLKSQNHILSIVSNGSMLLKYKSILNATLECCDVIGLSIDSLDKETCIKIGRSIKNSIPITKGEYLYITDKIKENAKELKINTVVNRYNYKENLNPFISKALPNKWKIFQVLPIENLNSCQELLISDEEFNYFLNTHAANEKIMYPENNDNMTSSYIMLDAKGRFFNNIDNKYIYSKSLLEDDADLYEEFFKMNYSIDKYYNRYKKAN